One region of Glycine max cultivar Williams 82 chromosome 9, Glycine_max_v4.0, whole genome shotgun sequence genomic DNA includes:
- the LOC102663201 gene encoding uncharacterized protein — protein sequence MSLYAKFLKDMLTKKNWYIHSDKIVVEGNCSVVIQRILPPKHKDPGVVTIPCSISEVVVGKALIDLGASINLMSLSMCRQLGELEILPTRMTLQLVDRSITRPYGVIEDV from the coding sequence ATGtccctctatgccaaatttttgaaggatatgCTAACCAAGAAGAACTggtacatccatagtgacaAAATTGTTGTGGAAGGTAACTGTAGTGTTGTCATTCAACgcatccttccacccaagcacaaagatcctggagtTGTCACGATACCGTGTTCTATTAGTGAGGTTGTTGTAGGAAAAGCTCTCATAGAtttgggagctagtatcaatttaatgtCTCTCTCCATGTGCCGACAACTTGGAGAGCTAGAAATATTGCCCACACGCATGACCCTCCAGTTAGTTGACCGCTCCATCACAAGGCCatatggagtcattgaagatgttTAG